One genomic segment of Patescibacteria group bacterium includes these proteins:
- the tsaD gene encoding tRNA (adenosine(37)-N6)-threonylcarbamoyltransferase complex transferase subunit TsaD, with amino-acid sequence MSRNKKITILGIETSCDETAIAVVDASGGLGAPKFRVRANVISSQIKIHAPYGGVVPNLAKREHIRNLPIILEQALRKAGIGEPHKEINAIAVTTGPGLEPALWTGITFTQKLAEEWNLPVVAANHMEGHLVTPLLNARVAGIAFPAIALLVSGGHTEIVLVKKWGDYKVLGETVDDAAGEAFDKVARMLELPYPGGPEVSRLARTGNRYGFSFPRPMLQQKNYNFSFSGLKTAVLYQLRDLKEQKTPFSKNDIAASFEDAVIDVLMTKTMRAAAEHKAPSIIIGGGVAANARLRARMRDAVKKEKQNRTLYLAPLSMTGDNAAMIAASAYFHAVRDDFANWKKLEAHATLPL; translated from the coding sequence ATGAGCAGAAATAAAAAAATCACCATACTTGGCATTGAGACTTCGTGCGATGAAACAGCGATCGCCGTTGTTGACGCGTCTGGCGGACTTGGTGCACCCAAGTTTCGCGTGCGTGCAAATGTCATCTCCTCTCAAATAAAAATACACGCGCCCTACGGTGGTGTGGTGCCAAACCTCGCCAAACGCGAGCATATCCGAAATCTACCCATCATTCTCGAACAGGCGCTACGCAAAGCTGGTATCGGTGAGCCTCACAAAGAGATTAATGCCATAGCCGTCACCACGGGCCCCGGCCTTGAGCCAGCACTTTGGACGGGTATCACTTTTACACAAAAACTCGCTGAAGAGTGGAACTTGCCCGTAGTCGCCGCCAATCATATGGAGGGTCATTTGGTAACGCCACTCTTAAACGCTCGTGTAGCGGGTATAGCTTTCCCGGCAATCGCTCTTTTGGTATCAGGAGGGCATACCGAAATCGTACTTGTAAAAAAATGGGGAGATTACAAAGTGTTGGGTGAGACGGTAGACGATGCTGCAGGTGAAGCGTTTGACAAAGTAGCGCGCATGCTCGAGCTACCGTATCCCGGCGGACCTGAAGTGAGCCGTCTTGCACGCACGGGCAACCGCTACGGCTTTTCATTTCCCCGCCCCATGCTACAACAAAAAAATTATAATTTTAGTTTCTCGGGTCTCAAAACTGCCGTGCTCTACCAACTGCGTGATTTGAAAGAACAAAAAACTCCTTTTAGTAAAAATGATATCGCCGCGTCGTTTGAAGACGCGGTCATCGATGTACTGATGACAAAAACAATGCGCGCGGCAGCTGAACACAAAGCCCCCTCAATCATCATAGGCGGTGGGGTTGCGGCAAACGCGCGATTGCGTGCGCGCATGCGCGACGCAGTAAAAAAAGAAAAACAAAACCGCACGCTCTATTTGGCACCACTCTCCATGACGGGAGATAACGCCGCGATGATAGCGGCATCGGCTTATTTTCATGCGGTTCGCGACGATTTCGCCAACTGGAAAAAGCTCGAAGCGCATGCTACGCTCCCCTTATAA
- a CDS encoding valine--tRNA ligase, translated as MKLEDLPKSYEASAHEDDIFRLWESSGVFNPDTLPDAPSRKPFSIMMAPPNITGQIHVGHALENIISDIIIRRKRAEGFRPLFLPGKDHAGIAGQYAVERELKKEGVTRHALGREKFVERVWEYMREIGSNIDQELKHLGISADWSRARFTMDEGYQHAVEKVFLHYHEKGYIYRGKRVVNWCSRCQSTISDLEITYKEERGKLYFIQYGPIVIATTRPETKLGDTALAVNSKDERYAEHVGKTITIESVDPDTKVGKSPRKKEYELPVVADDAADMAFGSGIIKVTPAHDIADFEIASRHPEIKTLEIIGTDGRMTEAAGARFAGMKVAEAREAIVKDLEELGLLVKTEDLDHSIGVCDRCETVIEPLLSDQWFVKMDKLAEKARRAIEKNKVTFVPPNRKDMMLEWAKNLRDWNISRQLWWGHRIPAYRCECKENEEWRVGLVAPADLCRRCKKPWRQTDDVLDTWFSSALWPFVTLHWPDETDDLKDYYPTALISSAREIFYLWIFRMLFSGLEFMGDVPFKTIYTHPTILDKSGRKMSKSKGNVVDPMKLTSTYGIDAMRFGIVWQAMGTQDIHWTEDPLRAGKKFLNKLWNSSRFIMVQIGTDPRDIKRPKPKDDASKKVLEACDAMEKAVADSIASYEFGQGLHAAYDFFWNDFCAVYIEETKKNPSRETRDMLFYILATSLKNLHPFIPFATEYIWGLLPHTEKRLLIAERL; from the coding sequence ATGAAGCTTGAAGACCTCCCAAAAAGTTACGAAGCGTCAGCGCACGAAGACGACATCTTTCGCCTCTGGGAATCCTCGGGGGTTTTTAATCCCGACACGCTTCCTGACGCACCTTCGCGCAAACCATTTTCCATCATGATGGCGCCCCCCAATATCACGGGGCAGATCCATGTCGGTCACGCACTCGAAAACATTATCTCTGATATCATCATTCGCCGAAAACGCGCGGAGGGTTTTCGTCCCCTCTTTTTGCCCGGCAAAGATCATGCAGGCATCGCCGGCCAATACGCCGTTGAAAGGGAACTGAAAAAAGAAGGAGTTACGCGCCACGCCCTCGGTCGTGAAAAATTTGTCGAACGCGTATGGGAATATATGCGAGAGATCGGCTCAAATATCGATCAAGAGCTCAAGCACTTGGGCATTTCTGCCGATTGGTCACGCGCGCGCTTTACGATGGATGAAGGATATCAACATGCCGTCGAAAAAGTTTTTCTCCATTATCACGAAAAGGGTTATATCTATCGCGGCAAACGCGTGGTCAATTGGTGCTCGAGGTGCCAGAGCACTATCTCGGATCTTGAGATCACCTACAAAGAAGAAAGGGGTAAACTTTATTTTATCCAGTATGGCCCAATCGTTATCGCGACCACGCGCCCCGAGACCAAGCTCGGCGACACCGCGCTGGCGGTAAATTCTAAAGACGAACGGTACGCGGAACATGTCGGTAAAACCATCACTATTGAGTCGGTTGATCCTGACACCAAAGTTGGCAAATCACCACGCAAAAAAGAATACGAATTGCCGGTCGTCGCCGATGATGCCGCTGATATGGCTTTTGGCTCGGGCATCATCAAAGTCACGCCTGCGCACGATATCGCTGACTTTGAAATCGCTTCTCGCCATCCTGAGATAAAAACACTTGAGATTATCGGTACCGATGGTCGCATGACCGAGGCCGCGGGGGCGCGGTTCGCCGGCATGAAGGTAGCCGAAGCCCGCGAGGCAATAGTAAAAGATTTGGAAGAACTTGGGTTGCTCGTAAAAACAGAAGACCTTGATCATTCGATCGGTGTTTGTGATCGCTGTGAGACAGTCATCGAACCGCTCCTCTCTGACCAATGGTTTGTAAAAATGGATAAGCTCGCCGAGAAGGCGCGCAGGGCGATCGAGAAAAACAAAGTAACATTTGTACCACCCAACCGAAAAGACATGATGCTTGAGTGGGCAAAGAACTTGCGTGATTGGAATATCTCGCGCCAGCTCTGGTGGGGTCACCGCATCCCCGCGTACCGCTGTGAGTGCAAAGAAAATGAAGAATGGCGCGTGGGGCTTGTGGCTCCCGCGGATCTTTGCCGCCGATGTAAAAAACCGTGGCGTCAGACTGATGATGTGCTCGACACTTGGTTTTCATCAGCACTCTGGCCCTTTGTCACCTTGCACTGGCCTGACGAGACTGATGATCTAAAAGACTACTACCCTACCGCACTTATCTCGAGCGCGCGTGAGATTTTTTATCTTTGGATTTTTCGTATGCTATTTTCTGGCCTCGAGTTTATGGGCGATGTGCCGTTTAAAACTATCTACACCCATCCGACTATTCTCGATAAAAGCGGCCGCAAGATGTCAAAATCAAAAGGCAATGTTGTCGATCCTATGAAACTCACCAGCACCTATGGTATTGATGCGATGCGTTTCGGTATTGTCTGGCAGGCAATGGGTACCCAAGACATTCATTGGACGGAAGATCCTCTGCGCGCGGGCAAAAAGTTTTTAAACAAACTCTGGAACTCATCACGCTTTATCATGGTACAGATCGGCACCGATCCGCGAGACATAAAGCGACCGAAACCGAAAGATGACGCGTCGAAAAAAGTTTTGGAAGCATGCGATGCTATGGAAAAAGCGGTCGCTGATTCGATTGCGTCTTACGAATTTGGCCAAGG